One region of Alcanivorax sediminis genomic DNA includes:
- a CDS encoding metal-dependent hydrolase produces MNAIVPIKPASARKRVSKALKTLSKTPKGMIPKVRRPNFTFNEGNVSRYWWDNNPVKTLLLAAMSSGFPPGERFFIDSVRHFENQITDPELKKAIKGFIGQEAHHSREHDMLNGYLQEQGVDLARLEREILGFMNWMRKNLSPERQLAHTVAVEHFTALMAEEFLLKYDALDEMDPKMAPVWAWHAVEESEHKAVAFDVYKAIGGSEFTRITEMMLVSVMFPLFTGVHLYQLVRDEGQLGNWKAWRETVNYMWGKPGVFRKLLPGYFSFYKPSFHPWDHDARDLVEKAKQRWLGDIA; encoded by the coding sequence ATGAATGCCATTGTCCCGATCAAACCAGCCAGTGCCCGCAAGCGCGTCAGCAAGGCGCTGAAAACCCTGAGCAAAACGCCCAAGGGTATGATTCCCAAAGTTCGTCGACCCAACTTCACCTTCAATGAAGGTAACGTGTCCCGTTACTGGTGGGATAACAACCCGGTCAAGACGCTGTTGCTGGCCGCCATGTCGTCCGGCTTCCCGCCGGGGGAACGTTTTTTCATCGATTCCGTACGGCACTTTGAAAACCAGATCACTGATCCGGAGCTGAAGAAGGCCATCAAGGGATTCATCGGCCAGGAGGCTCACCACTCCCGCGAGCATGACATGCTGAATGGCTACCTCCAGGAGCAAGGTGTGGACCTGGCACGGCTCGAGCGCGAGATCCTCGGTTTCATGAACTGGATGCGCAAGAATCTGAGCCCGGAACGTCAGCTGGCTCACACGGTGGCCGTGGAACACTTTACTGCTCTGATGGCGGAAGAGTTCCTGCTCAAATACGACGCTCTGGACGAAATGGATCCGAAAATGGCTCCGGTATGGGCCTGGCATGCGGTGGAAGAATCCGAACATAAGGCCGTGGCCTTTGATGTCTACAAAGCCATCGGTGGCAGTGAGTTCACTCGTATCACCGAGATGATGCTGGTGAGTGTGATGTTCCCGCTCTTCACCGGCGTTCACCTGTACCAGCTGGTACGCGATGAGGGGCAGCTGGGCAACTGGAAAGCCTGGCGCGAAACCGTGAATTACATGTGGGGCAAGCCCGGCGTGTTCCGCAAACTACTGCCCGGTTACTTCAGCTTCTACAAGCCCAGCTTCCACCCCTGGGATCACGACGCTCGTGATCTGGTGGAAAAGGCCAAGCAACGTTGGCTGGGCGATATCGCCTGA
- a CDS encoding PDC sensor domain-containing protein, translating into MNRISTAIVALCFSGPTLADDVSPELVAFARTQAAHIAARTDVIEHIIAQNTNHAHLTLEEISRLDVHWRQQYGSQDSPLIHRLMNTPLSDALRSLQLRSSELITEIIIMDNRGLNVAQSSVTSDYWQGDEAKWQQTFLLGPGAEHVGELGRDESTGSIQIQVSRTVTDHNGHPIGAVTVGVAPLQF; encoded by the coding sequence TTGAACCGGATCAGCACTGCAATTGTTGCCCTCTGCTTCAGCGGGCCCACCCTGGCTGACGATGTCAGCCCCGAGCTGGTTGCCTTCGCCCGCACACAGGCTGCCCATATTGCCGCTCGCACGGATGTGATCGAACACATCATTGCTCAGAACACCAACCATGCCCACCTGACGCTGGAAGAGATTTCCCGGCTGGACGTGCACTGGCGGCAACAGTACGGCAGCCAGGACTCCCCTTTGATCCACCGCCTCATGAACACCCCGCTGTCCGACGCTTTACGTTCCCTGCAACTGCGTAGCAGTGAGTTGATCACCGAAATCATCATCATGGATAACCGTGGCCTGAACGTGGCGCAGAGCAGCGTCACAAGTGACTACTGGCAAGGAGATGAAGCCAAATGGCAGCAGACCTTCCTGTTAGGGCCTGGCGCCGAGCATGTGGGCGAGCTGGGCAGGGATGAATCCACGGGCAGCATCCAGATCCAGGTCAGCCGCACCGTTACCGACCATAACGGCCACCCCATCGGGGCCGTCACCGTGGGCGTGGCCCCGCTGCAGTTCTGA
- a CDS encoding SDR family NAD(P)-dependent oxidoreductase — MSNDLKFRIPKVLPYLNRFGQHWRWNVQSVIAPKDALQQRVNGKVVILTGASSGIGAQVANELARAGATLALIARNQEKLDALAREIHDQGGKAYVYAGDLTDFEECDRLCKAIEHDHGRVDILINNAGRSIRRSIKFTYHRFHDYERTMQLNYLASIRMAMNVLPGMEARNEGHIINVSTVGVQANPARFSAYLGSKWALEGWTWVAANEFAHTRIRFSSLNYPLVRTPMIAPTKIYRYMPVMSVDTAVKWMLDVIITQNKRKLGIFGKGALAMYYLLPKTSESIVNFSYQAVYEQPPENYISSKVRNQTSANEEKSEHRVKAPGKKSQ; from the coding sequence GTGTCCAACGATCTCAAATTCCGCATTCCGAAAGTGCTGCCCTACCTGAACCGATTCGGTCAGCACTGGCGCTGGAACGTACAGAGTGTCATCGCCCCCAAAGACGCACTCCAACAAAGAGTGAACGGCAAAGTGGTCATACTCACCGGCGCCAGCTCCGGCATTGGTGCCCAGGTGGCCAACGAGCTGGCTCGAGCTGGCGCCACCCTGGCGCTGATTGCCCGCAACCAGGAAAAGCTGGACGCCCTTGCCCGCGAGATCCACGATCAGGGCGGCAAGGCATACGTCTATGCTGGCGACCTGACCGACTTTGAGGAATGTGATCGCCTCTGCAAGGCTATCGAGCACGATCATGGCCGGGTGGATATCTTGATCAACAATGCGGGCCGATCCATTCGCCGGTCGATCAAATTTACCTACCATCGCTTCCACGATTATGAGCGCACCATGCAGCTCAATTATCTGGCGTCCATTCGTATGGCCATGAACGTACTGCCCGGCATGGAAGCTCGCAACGAAGGACACATCATCAATGTATCCACGGTGGGCGTGCAGGCTAACCCTGCACGCTTCTCTGCCTACCTGGGGTCAAAGTGGGCCCTGGAAGGCTGGACCTGGGTTGCTGCCAATGAATTTGCCCACACCAGGATTCGCTTTTCCTCACTGAACTACCCTTTGGTGCGCACCCCGATGATCGCGCCGACAAAGATTTACCGTTACATGCCGGTGATGTCGGTGGACACCGCCGTCAAGTGGATGCTCGATGTCATCATTACCCAGAACAAACGCAAGCTGGGCATTTTTGGTAAAGGCGCACTGGCCATGTACTACCTGCTGCCAAAGACATCCGAATCCATCGTGAACTTCAGTTATCAGGCCGTTTATGAGCAACCACCCGAAAATTATATCTCGTCAAAAGTACGCAATCAGACGTCCGCCAACGAAGAAAAAAGTGAGCATCGCGTGAAGGCGCCCGGCAAAAAAAGTCAGTGA
- a CDS encoding GIY-YIG nuclease family protein — MPSITAPSLDTDIATLPAGPGIYRFWGEGQSLLYIGKSINIRQRVRSHFQNRSPRARRMCRQTLNIDYTETAGELGALLLENREIKQRQPIFNRRQRRYRQLQTWILVKDECGFLVPHRYQPDPLNPLWQQDCYGLFRSPRHAHQALENWVKAHQLCPKICGLEQGKGPCFSFQLGRCQGACCEQEAADAHNQRLMEALQEHQIQAWPWHGTLVIREQGQDREDFHLIRQWCHLDTLPHPPCDDDLVATGDAFFDLDSYRMLLHFIHRGIDCFVMK, encoded by the coding sequence ATGCCATCCATCACCGCGCCGTCCCTCGATACAGACATCGCCACATTGCCTGCCGGGCCAGGTATTTATCGCTTCTGGGGTGAGGGCCAGTCGTTGCTGTACATTGGCAAAAGCATCAACATTCGCCAGCGCGTGCGCAGTCACTTCCAGAATCGCAGCCCAAGGGCACGGCGCATGTGCCGCCAAACGCTAAACATTGATTACACCGAAACCGCCGGGGAACTGGGTGCCCTGCTGCTGGAAAATCGCGAAATCAAGCAGCGGCAACCGATCTTCAACCGCCGCCAGCGACGTTACAGACAGCTGCAAACCTGGATATTGGTGAAAGATGAGTGCGGATTCCTGGTTCCGCACCGCTATCAACCCGATCCGCTTAACCCACTATGGCAGCAGGACTGCTACGGCCTGTTTCGCAGCCCGAGGCATGCCCATCAGGCCCTGGAGAACTGGGTTAAGGCACATCAGCTATGCCCGAAAATCTGCGGACTGGAACAGGGAAAAGGTCCCTGTTTTTCCTTCCAGCTGGGCCGTTGCCAAGGTGCCTGCTGTGAGCAGGAGGCGGCCGACGCTCACAACCAGCGCCTCATGGAGGCGCTCCAGGAGCACCAGATCCAGGCCTGGCCCTGGCACGGCACCCTGGTGATTCGTGAGCAGGGCCAAGACCGGGAAGATTTTCACCTGATTCGCCAATGGTGCCACCTGGACACCCTGCCGCATCCGCCCTGTGATGACGACCTGGTTGCCACTGGCGATGCCTTTTTCGACCTGGACAGCTATCGCATGCTGCTGCATTTCATCCATCGCGGTATCGATTGTTTTGTCATGAAATAA
- a CDS encoding AraC family transcriptional regulator → METILTQLAEKRDALPDWVHQPSQAATYPLAFIAAAQGRGVDRAALFALAEVPELRLADPSAKVSLFEVAQIVAAAYLLSEDHCLGFATGDSMLLTAHGNLGYALMCAPTVREAMGILEQYWHLRGRGVKLQIHSEEDSLFMELTTEVSFSPTLTWLMLSSILTSMLRGIEFLVPVLPQGMELWLPGERPEGFEQWQERLPQARFGRHRIGLYLYGDLGLLDQPLPTANTEALRAALEQCERESLLIERDDDIVHRVRAILLPGTDGYPTPEQLADMLHQTPRTLRRRLQERGSSYQQLLEEARLRDSRRLLREDLEVRRVGEMLGYLNPANFTRAFKSWTGMTPREWRRQHQAD, encoded by the coding sequence GTGGAGACCATTCTCACGCAACTGGCGGAAAAGCGCGACGCTCTGCCTGACTGGGTGCATCAGCCCAGCCAGGCTGCCACCTATCCGCTTGCCTTTATTGCTGCCGCACAGGGGCGTGGCGTGGACCGCGCAGCCCTGTTTGCCCTGGCTGAGGTCCCGGAGCTCCGCCTTGCAGACCCTTCCGCTAAAGTGTCCCTTTTCGAAGTCGCCCAGATTGTCGCGGCCGCGTATTTGCTGAGCGAGGATCATTGTCTCGGCTTTGCCACCGGTGACAGCATGCTCCTGACCGCTCACGGCAACCTGGGTTATGCCTTGATGTGTGCCCCTACTGTGCGTGAGGCCATGGGCATTCTGGAGCAGTACTGGCACCTGCGTGGCCGTGGGGTAAAGCTGCAGATCCATAGCGAGGAGGACTCGCTGTTCATGGAGCTGACCACGGAAGTCTCGTTCTCGCCCACGCTCACGTGGCTGATGCTGAGCTCGATTCTGACGAGCATGCTGCGCGGGATCGAGTTCCTTGTGCCGGTTCTGCCGCAGGGGATGGAGCTGTGGTTGCCAGGCGAGCGGCCTGAGGGGTTTGAGCAATGGCAGGAACGCTTGCCCCAGGCCCGCTTCGGTCGCCACCGGATCGGCCTTTATCTATACGGGGATCTGGGGTTGCTTGACCAGCCGCTCCCCACTGCCAACACGGAAGCATTACGCGCGGCGCTGGAGCAATGTGAACGTGAGAGCCTGCTCATCGAGCGCGACGATGACATCGTCCACAGGGTGAGGGCTATCCTGCTGCCGGGAACCGACGGGTACCCCACGCCGGAGCAGCTTGCCGACATGCTTCACCAGACGCCGCGTACCTTGCGCCGCCGCCTGCAGGAAAGGGGCTCCAGCTATCAGCAGCTACTGGAAGAGGCGCGGCTGCGAGACAGCCGGCGGCTACTGCGCGAAGATCTGGAAGTGAGGCGCGTCGGCGAGATGCTGGGCTACCTGAATCCGGCCAATTTCACTCGTGCGTTCAAGAGCTGGACCGGGATGACCCCACGGGAATGGCGGCGCCAGCATCAGGCTGACTAG
- a CDS encoding TetR/AcrR family transcriptional regulator: MARQMLQAADFKMKKEPRQARSRATVKAIVEAGARILVERGYAGLTTNAVADVAGVSIGSVYEFFPGKEAIVARLADTLLEDVSRTLNARIELTDRREDLHRAMRHLIGALHGLVYQHRRLLKVLIFQVPFVQQLPSAQQLQRELLQVVVNGLQKSREHYQLTVPSSTLYLMATSTAGSLLHLVLMAPPGVDSKAVLDDLARKMADWLEQG, translated from the coding sequence ATGGCCAGGCAAATGCTTCAAGCTGCTGATTTCAAGATGAAAAAAGAACCCCGTCAGGCTCGGTCTCGGGCCACGGTAAAGGCCATCGTAGAGGCAGGTGCTCGGATTCTGGTGGAGCGGGGCTATGCGGGGCTGACCACCAATGCGGTGGCGGATGTGGCTGGCGTGAGTATTGGCTCAGTGTATGAGTTCTTTCCCGGGAAAGAGGCGATAGTGGCAAGACTGGCTGACACGCTGTTGGAGGATGTTTCACGCACTCTCAATGCCAGGATTGAACTGACGGACCGCCGTGAAGACCTGCACCGCGCCATGCGGCATTTGATTGGCGCCTTGCATGGGCTGGTCTACCAGCATCGCCGCTTGTTGAAAGTGCTGATTTTTCAGGTGCCCTTTGTTCAACAGCTGCCATCTGCGCAACAGTTGCAGCGGGAGTTGTTGCAGGTGGTGGTCAATGGCCTGCAGAAATCCCGCGAGCATTATCAGCTTACTGTCCCGTCCAGCACCCTGTATCTGATGGCCACGTCCACGGCGGGGAGTTTGCTGCATCTGGTCTTGATGGCCCCTCCCGGCGTGGATAGCAAGGCGGTGCTGGATGACCTCGCCAGGAAGATGGCGGACTGGCTGGAGCAGGGTTAG
- a CDS encoding tyrosine-type recombinase/integrase, with protein MALTAADVRNATALAKPYKLNDSKGLFLLVETDGQRTWKFSYRFNDRDKVITLGPYPEVSLQSARELRNEARELIADGTDPLSRCEKREIFRPSVSTFEAVANDWLERVYRLEVSEEQFRRTKRQLENYLIASVGKRVVSEVTPEDLKSLANALGAEGHVEKGKRVLGIAKRVYQHARDTGVAGYQHTAALHRRLTGSGTEPEFLVSTREKLTQLATGVLGQWGRTGSTAALKLMVWLLAKPSEIVNARWSDMDLDAGEWRIRRTQPETGEERIITVPLPRQAVELLRELEPLTGRHEYVFPGSGGKKNHLGASTISGALRKVTRSNPVTPDTLRTLAATALGELGYQAEQIQAQLLDQNDDAILDRDHYPEKRREMLQAWADYLEGSLLGKVARR; from the coding sequence ATGGCCCTGACTGCTGCGGATGTACGCAACGCCACTGCCCTTGCCAAGCCCTACAAGCTGAACGACAGCAAAGGGCTTTTTCTGCTGGTAGAAACCGATGGCCAACGTACCTGGAAGTTTTCCTACCGCTTCAACGATCGCGACAAGGTGATCACCCTGGGCCCCTACCCCGAGGTTTCCCTGCAGTCCGCCCGGGAATTGCGCAATGAAGCCCGTGAGCTGATTGCCGACGGCACTGACCCGCTCAGTCGTTGCGAAAAACGGGAAATTTTTCGTCCTTCCGTCTCCACCTTTGAAGCCGTGGCCAACGACTGGCTGGAACGGGTCTATCGCCTGGAAGTCTCTGAAGAACAATTCCGGCGCACCAAGCGGCAGCTGGAAAACTACCTGATTGCCAGTGTTGGCAAGCGGGTCGTCAGTGAAGTGACGCCGGAAGACCTCAAGTCATTGGCGAACGCGCTGGGCGCCGAGGGCCATGTGGAGAAAGGTAAACGGGTACTGGGCATTGCCAAGCGGGTCTACCAGCATGCTCGCGACACCGGTGTGGCCGGCTATCAGCACACCGCAGCCCTGCACCGACGCCTCACCGGCTCCGGCACCGAGCCGGAATTCCTCGTCAGCACCCGGGAAAAGCTCACCCAACTGGCCACCGGGGTACTTGGGCAATGGGGACGAACCGGCAGTACCGCAGCCCTCAAACTGATGGTGTGGCTGCTGGCCAAGCCCAGCGAGATCGTTAATGCACGCTGGTCAGACATGGATCTGGATGCGGGTGAATGGCGCATCCGCCGCACTCAGCCTGAAACCGGAGAGGAGCGTATTATCACCGTTCCCCTGCCACGTCAGGCCGTGGAACTGTTGCGCGAACTGGAGCCTCTGACCGGGCGCCATGAATATGTTTTCCCCGGCAGCGGCGGCAAAAAAAATCACCTCGGTGCCAGCACCATCTCCGGCGCGCTGCGCAAGGTCACCCGCAGCAATCCGGTGACACCAGACACATTGCGCACCCTGGCCGCGACGGCCCTCGGCGAGCTGGGGTATCAGGCAGAACAGATTCAGGCACAGCTGCTGGATCAGAACGATGACGCGATCCTGGATCGGGATCACTACCCCGAAAAGCGTCGGGAAATGCTGCAGGCCTGGGCCGACTACCTGGAGGGTTCGCTACTGGGCAAAGTCGCCCGGCGCTGA
- a CDS encoding SDR family NAD(P)-dependent oxidoreductase: protein MTHHTDSTITRLITGASSGIGLALVQHWLEDDAPVVAVSRRATDSEALQRLQQQGLPLRCVNTDLRSEASLLNLVRELKDSGTELRQIINCAGVLHDKESGLAPEKRLEDVSVQALQQSFALNAFAPILLARHLLPLVSKQQQACFASISARVGSIEDNHLGGWYSYRASKAAQNQLLRTLAVETRRRHPNLCVLALHPGTTDTPLSAPFQRNVPEHKLFSPPRAAKQLAAIIDGAGENQHGRFIAWDGEPIPW from the coding sequence ATGACACACCACACTGACTCGACGATCACCCGACTCATCACTGGCGCCAGCTCCGGTATCGGGCTGGCACTGGTGCAACACTGGCTTGAGGATGATGCTCCCGTAGTGGCCGTTTCGCGTCGCGCCACCGACTCTGAAGCACTACAAAGGCTGCAACAACAGGGGTTACCGCTACGCTGTGTGAATACGGATCTGCGCAGTGAAGCGTCTCTGCTAAACCTTGTCAGGGAACTGAAGGACAGTGGGACCGAGCTGCGCCAGATCATCAACTGCGCTGGCGTACTTCATGACAAGGAGTCCGGTCTGGCTCCGGAAAAACGACTCGAAGACGTGAGTGTCCAAGCGCTACAGCAAAGCTTTGCCCTGAATGCGTTTGCGCCCATCCTCCTTGCACGGCATCTGCTCCCGTTAGTGTCAAAGCAGCAGCAGGCCTGTTTCGCCAGCATCAGCGCGCGAGTGGGCAGCATTGAAGATAATCATTTGGGGGGCTGGTACAGTTACCGGGCCAGCAAGGCAGCACAGAACCAGTTGTTGCGGACCCTGGCCGTAGAAACGCGACGTCGCCACCCGAACCTGTGCGTCCTGGCACTGCATCCCGGCACCACCGATACACCACTCTCGGCACCGTTTCAACGTAACGTTCCCGAGCACAAGTTGTTTTCCCCACCGCGAGCAGCTAAGCAACTGGCTGCCATCATTGATGGCGCCGGGGAAAACCAGCACGGTCGATTTATCGCATGGGATGGCGAGCCCATCCCATGGTGA
- the katG gene encoding catalase/peroxidase HPI produces MGNANAGKCPVMHGANTSAGSEATKWWPQALNLSILHQHDSKTDPMSAGFNYREALKKLDTAALKRDLTALMTDSQDWWPADWGHYGGLMIRLAWHAAGSYRMADGRGGAGTGNQRFAPLNSWPDNGNLDKARRLLWPIKKKYGNKISWADLMILAGNVAYESMGFKTFGFAFGREDIWAPEEDIYWGAEDEWLAPTDNPNSRYSDDRDLENPLAAVMMGLIYVNPEGVDGNPDPLKTAHDVRETFKRMAMNDEETVALTAGGHTVGKAHGNGNAGNVGPEPEAADVHEQGLGWNITATRGVGNQAVTSGLEGAWTTNPTQWDHGYFDLLLNYEWELKKSPAGAWQWEPVGMPEEHKPVDAEDPSVRHNPIMTDADMAMKVDPEYRKISEKFHKDPAYFDDVFARAWFKLTHRDMGPKVRYVGPEVPSEDLIWQDPIPAGSSGYDVDAAKAKIAASGLSISEMVSTAWDSARTYRGSDMRGGANGARIRLAPQKDWEGNEPARLGKVLGVLEGIASEVGASVADMIVLAGNVGVEQAAKAAGHNISVPFTPGRGDATDEQTDAESFEPLEPIHDAFRNWLKKDYSVPAEKLMVDRAQLMGLTAPEMTALIGGMRVLGTNHGGSKDGVFTDREGQLTNDFFVNLTDMSNSWKPAGNKYEIVDRSSGKVKWTATRVDLVFGSNSILRAYAEVYAQDDNQEKFANDFVAAWTKVMNADRFDV; encoded by the coding sequence ATGGGTAATGCAAACGCAGGGAAATGTCCGGTCATGCACGGCGCCAACACTTCGGCAGGAAGTGAGGCGACCAAGTGGTGGCCGCAGGCGCTGAACCTCAGCATCCTTCACCAACACGACAGCAAAACCGATCCCATGTCGGCCGGTTTCAATTATCGTGAAGCACTGAAAAAGCTCGACACCGCCGCGCTCAAGCGTGACCTCACTGCCCTGATGACCGACAGCCAGGATTGGTGGCCCGCCGACTGGGGTCACTACGGTGGTTTGATGATCCGTCTGGCTTGGCACGCAGCAGGCTCCTACCGGATGGCCGATGGCCGCGGTGGTGCCGGCACCGGCAACCAGCGCTTCGCGCCGCTGAACTCGTGGCCGGATAACGGCAACCTGGACAAGGCACGTCGCCTGCTTTGGCCGATCAAGAAAAAGTACGGCAACAAGATCAGCTGGGCCGACCTGATGATTCTGGCCGGTAACGTGGCCTATGAATCCATGGGTTTCAAGACCTTCGGCTTCGCCTTTGGCCGCGAAGATATCTGGGCACCGGAAGAGGATATCTACTGGGGCGCAGAAGACGAGTGGCTGGCGCCAACCGACAACCCCAACAGCCGCTACTCCGATGATCGCGATCTGGAAAACCCGCTGGCCGCAGTGATGATGGGCTTGATCTATGTGAACCCGGAAGGCGTGGATGGCAACCCGGATCCGCTCAAGACCGCTCATGACGTGCGCGAAACCTTCAAACGCATGGCCATGAATGATGAAGAAACCGTGGCCCTGACGGCCGGTGGTCATACCGTGGGTAAAGCCCACGGTAATGGCAATGCTGGCAACGTGGGCCCGGAACCGGAAGCGGCGGATGTGCACGAACAGGGTTTGGGCTGGAACATAACTGCCACTCGTGGCGTGGGCAATCAGGCCGTCACCAGTGGCCTTGAAGGTGCCTGGACTACCAACCCAACCCAGTGGGATCACGGCTACTTTGATCTGCTGCTCAACTATGAGTGGGAGCTGAAGAAGAGTCCGGCCGGTGCCTGGCAGTGGGAACCCGTGGGCATGCCGGAGGAGCACAAGCCGGTGGATGCGGAAGATCCGTCCGTGCGTCACAACCCGATCATGACCGACGCCGACATGGCCATGAAGGTGGACCCGGAATACCGCAAGATTTCCGAAAAATTCCATAAGGACCCTGCCTACTTCGATGACGTGTTTGCCCGCGCCTGGTTCAAACTGACTCACCGCGACATGGGCCCGAAAGTCCGCTATGTCGGCCCGGAAGTGCCCAGTGAGGATCTGATCTGGCAGGACCCGATTCCGGCCGGCAGCAGCGGCTACGACGTGGATGCGGCCAAGGCCAAAATTGCCGCCAGCGGCCTGAGCATCAGCGAAATGGTCAGCACCGCCTGGGACAGCGCCCGGACTTACCGCGGTTCTGACATGCGTGGTGGCGCCAACGGAGCCCGTATTCGTCTGGCGCCCCAGAAAGACTGGGAGGGCAACGAGCCAGCCCGTCTCGGCAAGGTGCTGGGTGTGCTGGAAGGCATTGCCAGTGAGGTGGGTGCCAGTGTGGCCGACATGATCGTGCTGGCCGGTAACGTGGGTGTGGAGCAGGCGGCCAAGGCCGCTGGCCACAACATCAGCGTACCGTTCACCCCCGGTCGTGGTGATGCCACTGACGAACAGACCGATGCAGAATCCTTCGAGCCACTGGAGCCGATCCATGATGCGTTCCGTAACTGGCTGAAGAAAGACTACTCGGTGCCGGCGGAAAAGTTGATGGTGGATCGCGCCCAGCTAATGGGTCTGACCGCACCGGAAATGACCGCGCTGATTGGTGGTATGCGCGTGCTGGGCACCAACCACGGTGGCAGCAAGGACGGTGTCTTCACTGACCGCGAAGGCCAACTGACCAACGATTTCTTCGTCAACCTGACCGACATGAGCAACAGCTGGAAACCGGCAGGCAACAAGTATGAAATTGTGGATCGCAGCAGCGGCAAG